A single region of the Garra rufa chromosome 6, GarRuf1.0, whole genome shotgun sequence genome encodes:
- the LOC141336153 gene encoding microfibril-associated glycoprotein 4-like: MVFLVFLLPVLLVNGCSQHEDMPVDCSDVYKSGQTVSGIYSIYPAGDFPVWVYCEMISEGKDEDKGQWTVIQRRMDGSVNFYRPWNQYKRGFGNVESEYWLGLENMYQLTHKNKYMLRVDLEDFDGNKAFALYSSFSVDCETDGYQLHVSGFTDGGAGDSLSHHNGFKFSTFDKDQDVYDSNCAKRFLGAFWYTNCHNTNPNGVYLWGEDPTYYAIGNVWSTWRSGNIGLKSISMKIKRVS; the protein is encoded by the exons ATGGTGTTTTTAGTGTTTCTTCTCCCAGTTTTACTGGTAAACGGATGCAGTCAGCATGAAGACATGCCAGTCGACTGTTCTGATGTCTATAAATCAGGACAAACAGTCAGTGGGATTTACTCCATCTATCCAGCAGGTGATTTTCCTGTCTGGGTTTACTGTGAGATGATCTCAGAAGGGAAAGATGAAGATAAAGGACAATGGACG GTGATTCAGAGGAGAATGGACGGCAGTGTGAATTTCTATCGGCCGTGGAATCAGTACAAGAGAGGATTTGGGAATGTGGAGAGCGAATACTGGCTGG ggctgGAGAACATGTACCAGCTCACACATAAGAACAAGTATATGCTGAGAGTGGATCTGGAGGACTTTGATGGAAATAAAGCTTTTGCTCTGTATTCATCCTTCTCTGTGGATTGTGAAACTGATGGATATCAGCTGCATGTTTCAGGATTCACTGATGGAGGAGCAG GCGATTCTTTATCTCATCATAATGGATTCAAGTTCTCCACCTTTGACAAAGACCAAGATGTCTATGACAGTAACTGTGCCAAAAGATTTCTCGGGGCATTTTGGTACACAAACTGTCACAATACAAACCCCAACGGTGTGTATTTATGGGGAGAAGATCCCACCTATTACGCCATTGGAAATGTTTGGTCAACATGGAGAAGTGGGAATATCGGTTTGAAATCTATCAGCATGAAGATCAAACGTGTTTCTTAG